In a genomic window of Streptomyces sp. NBC_01231:
- a CDS encoding ABC transporter ATP-binding protein, giving the protein MSESRATTAAPGPPADGTQESAPLLEVRGVTKTFGSGRRRMTALDGVDLRIGRGQTLGLVGESGCGKSTLARVLLGLERPDAGTVRFDGSDPFALRGKELLAWRRRVQMVFQDPFASLNARMSAADLIGEPWRTHKDVVPGAKAREKRIRELLALVGLRESDAHRYPNEFSGGQRQRVGIARALALDPDLIVCDEPVSALDLSVQAQVLNVLSDLRTRLGVTYLFISHDLSVVRYISDRVTVMYLGKVVEHGDTEDVFEQPRHPYTAALLSAAPVLDAGRDTVREIELQGEIPSPFDIPSGCRFRTRCWRAEDRCATQAPPVVVRERADGAEPHTALCHFPLEAESAGA; this is encoded by the coding sequence CCGCTGCTGGAGGTACGAGGGGTCACGAAGACCTTCGGCAGCGGCCGGCGCCGGATGACCGCCCTGGACGGGGTGGACCTACGGATCGGCCGGGGCCAGACCCTCGGGCTCGTCGGCGAATCGGGCTGCGGCAAGTCCACCCTGGCGCGGGTGCTGCTCGGGCTGGAGCGTCCGGACGCGGGCACCGTGCGGTTCGACGGATCCGATCCCTTCGCGCTGCGCGGCAAGGAGCTGCTGGCCTGGCGCCGGCGGGTGCAGATGGTCTTCCAGGATCCCTTCGCCTCGCTCAACGCGCGCATGTCCGCCGCCGACCTGATCGGCGAACCCTGGCGCACCCACAAAGATGTCGTACCAGGGGCGAAGGCACGCGAGAAGCGGATCCGCGAACTGCTCGCGCTGGTCGGTCTGCGGGAGAGCGACGCCCACCGCTACCCCAACGAGTTCTCCGGCGGTCAGCGCCAACGCGTCGGCATCGCCCGCGCGCTCGCCCTGGACCCGGATCTCATCGTCTGCGACGAACCCGTCTCCGCCCTCGACCTGTCGGTGCAGGCGCAGGTCCTGAACGTACTCTCCGACCTGCGCACGCGCCTCGGTGTCACCTACCTGTTCATCTCCCACGACCTGTCCGTGGTCCGCTACATCTCCGACCGGGTGACCGTGATGTACCTGGGCAAGGTCGTCGAACACGGGGACACGGAGGACGTCTTCGAACAGCCCCGACACCCCTACACGGCCGCGCTGTTGTCGGCCGCCCCCGTCCTTGACGCGGGCCGGGACACCGTCCGGGAGATCGAGCTCCAAGGGGAGATCCCCTCTCCCTTCGACATCCCCTCCGGGTGCCGCTTCCGGACCCGGTGCTGGCGTGCCGAGGACCGGTGCGCGACCCAAGCACCTCCCGTCGTCGTGCGGGAGAGGGCGGACGGTGCCGAACCCCACACGGCCCTGTGTCACTTCCCGCTGGAGGCGGAGTCCGCGGGGGCCTGA
- a CDS encoding ABC transporter permease: MMSTTAADPTGTGPSVGEPTQAPPTAPPTRPPLRRRALTGLTFTNIGAVYVWIVIIVVFSFWAPDTFPTWQTFQQVLNSNAVTGLVALSVVPPLAARVFDLSIAYTMSLTGVITAKVIISTDIGAGSAIALAMGTALVIGVINGIVVVTLRVDSFIATLATGSLIQAFITMFTDGTSITGVKLLREPFASIGQKSAGGFTIPVLYLLLVATALWFVLEHTASGRRLYATGFNSDAARLQGVPTDRLRFLTLVASSAIAGCAGVVFASQIGSGSPEAGTPYLLSSYAAAFVGATQLRAGRFNSWGTVIAILLLGTGTVGLGLATSAQWAPSLFTGLVLIVALVVTGGRLGLRTRLTRRRAPRKEAA, encoded by the coding sequence ATGATGAGCACCACCGCCGCCGACCCCACCGGCACCGGCCCGTCCGTCGGCGAGCCGACCCAGGCGCCACCCACCGCGCCGCCAACTCGACCCCCGCTCAGGCGCCGTGCGCTCACCGGCCTGACCTTCACGAACATCGGCGCGGTCTACGTGTGGATCGTGATCATCGTGGTGTTCTCGTTCTGGGCGCCGGACACGTTTCCCACCTGGCAGACCTTCCAGCAGGTACTCAACAGCAACGCCGTGACCGGCCTGGTCGCGTTGAGCGTGGTGCCGCCGCTCGCCGCGCGCGTCTTCGACCTGTCGATCGCCTACACCATGTCGCTGACCGGAGTCATCACCGCCAAGGTGATCATCTCCACGGACATCGGCGCCGGGAGCGCGATCGCCCTCGCCATGGGCACCGCCCTGGTGATCGGTGTGATCAACGGAATCGTCGTGGTGACGCTGCGGGTCGACTCGTTCATCGCGACGCTGGCGACCGGGTCGCTCATCCAGGCATTCATCACGATGTTCACCGACGGCACGTCGATCACCGGCGTCAAACTCCTGCGTGAACCCTTCGCGAGCATCGGGCAGAAGAGCGCGGGCGGCTTCACCATCCCCGTCCTCTACCTCCTGCTGGTGGCGACCGCACTGTGGTTCGTCCTGGAGCACACCGCGAGCGGGCGCCGCCTGTACGCGACGGGCTTCAACTCGGACGCGGCGCGTCTGCAGGGAGTGCCCACCGACCGTCTTCGCTTCCTCACCCTCGTCGCGTCCTCGGCGATCGCCGGGTGCGCGGGTGTCGTCTTCGCCTCGCAGATCGGCTCGGGCTCTCCCGAGGCGGGCACGCCCTATCTGCTGTCGTCGTACGCCGCCGCCTTCGTCGGTGCCACCCAGCTCCGCGCGGGCCGCTTCAACTCCTGGGGCACGGTCATCGCGATCCTCCTGCTGGGCACCGGGACGGTGGGCCTCGGCCTCGCGACCTCCGCCCAGTGGGCCCCCAGCCTGTTCACCGGTCTCGTCCTGATCGTCGCCCTGGTCGTGACCGGCGGACGGCTGGGCCTCCGCACCCGTCTCACCCGGCGCCGCGCACCGCGTAAGGAGGCCGCCTGA
- a CDS encoding sugar ABC transporter ATP-binding protein encodes MTDTVTTSPVLSITGLSKRFGGTQALRDVDLDIARGEIHALVGPNGSGKSTLIKILAGYHQADAGAEARLDGEPFDLGSDHDRLRFVHQELGLVGELSAMDNLALSRGFARSRLGNIRWREQEQRTVELVHRFGLDIDVRRPLVDATPVQRTVVAIAAALQGWEADQGLLVLDEPTAVLPPGEVGKLLDIVREVRRGGASVLYVSHRLDEIFQVADRVTVIRGGRRIATRPVRGLTPQSLASLMAGEATERSAERPKVPATSRSGELALEARELTGGPLRGLGFSLARGELLGVTGLAGSGHDVLPYVVTGAWSGDVEGQLRCPARSPEWSDASRAARLGIPLVPGDRAAHGVIADFSVAENLTLPLLSRLRTGRRILDGRHEAAVVDDWVERVGIRTAGRGAPITTLSGGNQQKVVMARCLALEPEVLVLCEPTAGVDIATRLQLYDLIKEQAAHGLGVIVSSSDVGDLLALCTRVLVLRDGRVVREIAGEAITEPTLVHAMEGTE; translated from the coding sequence ATGACGGACACAGTGACGACGAGCCCGGTGCTGAGCATCACCGGACTGTCCAAGCGTTTCGGAGGGACCCAGGCGCTGCGGGACGTCGATCTGGACATCGCGCGAGGCGAGATCCACGCCCTGGTCGGTCCCAACGGCTCCGGCAAGTCGACCCTCATCAAGATCCTCGCCGGCTACCACCAGGCCGACGCGGGAGCCGAGGCCCGGCTGGACGGCGAGCCCTTCGACCTCGGCTCGGACCACGACCGGCTGCGCTTCGTCCATCAGGAGCTGGGCCTGGTGGGCGAGTTGAGCGCGATGGACAACCTGGCGCTCAGCCGGGGCTTCGCCCGCAGCCGCCTCGGCAACATCCGCTGGCGCGAGCAGGAACAGCGCACCGTGGAACTCGTCCACCGGTTCGGCCTGGACATCGACGTGCGCCGCCCCCTGGTGGACGCCACGCCCGTGCAACGCACGGTGGTGGCCATCGCCGCCGCGCTCCAGGGATGGGAGGCCGACCAGGGCCTGCTGGTGCTGGACGAACCGACCGCGGTACTCCCGCCGGGCGAGGTCGGCAAGCTCCTGGACATCGTGCGGGAGGTACGGCGGGGCGGGGCGAGCGTGCTGTACGTGTCGCACCGCCTCGACGAGATCTTCCAGGTGGCGGACCGGGTGACCGTCATCCGGGGCGGCCGGCGCATCGCCACCCGGCCCGTGCGGGGGCTGACGCCGCAGAGCCTCGCCTCCCTCATGGCCGGCGAGGCGACGGAGCGTTCCGCCGAGCGCCCGAAGGTCCCGGCGACTTCGCGGTCCGGCGAACTCGCCTTGGAAGCTCGGGAGTTGACCGGCGGACCGCTCCGTGGGCTCGGGTTCTCCCTCGCCCGCGGTGAACTGCTCGGTGTCACCGGGCTCGCCGGTTCCGGTCACGACGTGCTGCCGTACGTCGTGACCGGCGCCTGGTCCGGTGACGTGGAAGGGCAGTTGCGCTGTCCCGCCCGGTCGCCGGAGTGGTCCGACGCCTCCCGCGCCGCCCGCCTCGGCATCCCCCTGGTGCCCGGCGACCGGGCCGCCCACGGTGTGATCGCCGATTTCAGCGTCGCCGAGAACCTCACGCTGCCGCTGCTGTCCCGGCTCCGTACGGGGCGGCGCATCCTCGACGGCCGGCACGAGGCCGCGGTCGTCGACGACTGGGTGGAACGGGTCGGGATCCGTACCGCCGGCCGCGGCGCCCCGATCACCACACTCAGCGGCGGCAACCAGCAGAAGGTCGTCATGGCCCGCTGCCTGGCCCTCGAACCCGAGGTGCTGGTGCTGTGCGAGCCGACGGCCGGTGTCGACATCGCCACCCGGCTCCAGCTCTACGACCTGATCAAGGAGCAGGCGGCCCACGGGCTCGGCGTCATCGTCTCCTCGTCGGACGTGGGCGACCTGCTCGCCCTGTGCACCCGGGTCCTCGTGCTGCGCGACGGCCGGGTCGTACGGGAGATCGCCGGTGAGGCCATCACCGAGCCGACGCTCGTCCATGCCATGGAAGGAACCGAATGA
- a CDS encoding GMC family oxidoreductase N-terminal domain-containing protein — MGKVIEADWVVVGGGSAGCVLAARLSEDPSQEVVLLEAGPDWRSAEAPPAMRSMNGWRALDETACAPFQWPGLESRRSGAQERRPHVRGRGLGGSSSVNGMIAIRALPDDYDRWAAYGCPGWSYEEMLPHLRRMESDADFGDRPHHGADGPIPVQRLGREAWGPADHALAEAALDIGHPWCDDHNGPTGTGVSPYGINARDGARVTANDGYLEPARQRPNLRIVGDATVDQVIVEGGRAVGVRVRVEGTWTQVRAARVVLCAGAVHSPSILLRSGIGPGGPVASLPVGEGMQEHPLALFWLHQRPEARPGLDERQTNCCLRYSSDLAGASENDMMIVSINQTLALPDMNDSHLVADGARGTWGGAGGGHASGGPGLLCLWANQEFSRGTLRLASPDPDVHPLIEQNLLNDPGDLTRMRDGVHRCLELVRSGSFDTAFEHIAVDLTGAGIDTLTDDKAIDRWLLETIGDTGHICGTCRMGAPDDPRAVVDPAGRVLGVEGLWVADASVFPEVPRANTNLPTIAAAERLADLMTGRTNPIAAVEGLAVRGGS; from the coding sequence ATGGGCAAGGTGATCGAGGCCGACTGGGTGGTCGTCGGCGGCGGCAGCGCGGGATGCGTGCTGGCCGCCCGGCTGAGCGAGGACCCCAGCCAGGAGGTCGTGCTCCTGGAGGCCGGACCGGACTGGCGGTCCGCCGAGGCCCCGCCCGCGATGCGCAGCATGAACGGCTGGCGGGCGCTGGACGAGACGGCGTGCGCACCGTTCCAGTGGCCCGGTCTGGAGTCGCGGCGCAGCGGCGCTCAAGAGCGCCGCCCGCATGTGCGCGGCCGGGGTCTCGGCGGCTCGTCGTCAGTGAACGGAATGATCGCCATCCGTGCGCTGCCCGACGACTACGACCGCTGGGCGGCCTACGGCTGTCCCGGCTGGTCGTACGAGGAGATGTTGCCGCACCTGCGGCGCATGGAGAGCGACGCGGACTTCGGCGACCGGCCCCACCACGGCGCCGACGGGCCGATCCCGGTGCAGCGGCTCGGGCGCGAGGCGTGGGGCCCCGCCGACCATGCGCTCGCCGAAGCCGCGCTGGACATCGGCCACCCGTGGTGCGACGACCACAACGGGCCCACGGGCACCGGCGTTTCGCCCTACGGAATCAACGCCCGCGACGGCGCTCGGGTCACCGCCAACGACGGCTACCTGGAGCCCGCCCGGCAGCGGCCGAACCTGCGGATCGTGGGTGACGCGACGGTCGATCAGGTGATCGTCGAGGGCGGTCGCGCAGTGGGGGTGCGGGTGCGCGTGGAAGGCACCTGGACGCAGGTCCGCGCCGCGCGGGTCGTGCTCTGCGCCGGGGCCGTCCACTCTCCCTCGATCCTGCTGCGTTCCGGCATCGGACCGGGAGGTCCTGTGGCGTCGCTGCCGGTCGGTGAGGGCATGCAGGAGCACCCGCTGGCGCTGTTCTGGCTCCACCAGCGCCCCGAGGCACGGCCCGGCCTGGACGAACGGCAGACCAACTGCTGTCTGCGCTACTCGTCCGATCTCGCGGGCGCGAGTGAGAACGACATGATGATCGTGTCGATCAATCAGACCCTCGCCCTGCCCGACATGAACGACTCGCACCTGGTGGCCGACGGGGCCCGCGGCACCTGGGGCGGTGCGGGCGGCGGCCACGCCTCGGGCGGTCCGGGACTGCTGTGTCTGTGGGCCAACCAGGAGTTCTCCCGCGGCACACTGCGCCTGGCCTCACCCGACCCGGACGTCCACCCCCTCATCGAACAGAACCTGCTGAACGACCCCGGGGACCTGACACGGATGCGGGACGGCGTCCACCGCTGCCTGGAGCTGGTCCGCTCCGGTTCGTTCGACACCGCCTTCGAGCACATCGCCGTCGACCTCACCGGCGCGGGCATCGACACGCTCACGGACGACAAGGCCATCGACCGGTGGCTACTGGAGACGATCGGCGACACCGGACACATCTGCGGCACCTGCCGCATGGGCGCGCCCGACGACCCGCGCGCGGTGGTCGACCCGGCCGGCCGCGTGCTCGGGGTCGAAGGACTGTGGGTCGCCGATGCCTCGGTCTTCCCCGAGGTGCCGCGGGCCAACACCAACCTGCCGACCATCGCCGCCGCGGAACGGCTCGCGGACCTCATGACAGGTCGCACGAACCCGATCGCCGCCGTCGAGGGCCTGGCCGTACGGGGCGGGTCGTGA
- a CDS encoding substrate-binding domain-containing protein, with the protein MRRRRTSSKGRTRATTALFTAAALLALAACGGNSDASSPAKAAGGNSAGVKAAEAVLAQYSKRPTSIGITQPVGKPVPTGKKIDFILCGVQSCQDLANYFTEAAKVLGWSVNKIPTQGTPQSVQAAWTQAVRDKPDAVIASGFPRSVFAKQLKQLKDLDIPVVESSTDDTAGDGISMLIDGPDVVDVEGKIMASWVTSDSGGDADTVYFDMPTFGILKPVADAFRSDYEKWCAGCGYDKVDVPISAIGKDMPDRVVSYVRAHPKVTHIAFSLALLNVGVPAALRAAGLQNKVHTIVNVGESTNYQYIESGQTQAAVAFNNIENAWAQADGLARHFTGQSMKVTQDAQLPFMLIDKDNLISTKTQFPLVEDYQAQFKKLWGKS; encoded by the coding sequence ATGAGACGTCGCAGAACCAGCTCAAAGGGCCGTACCCGCGCCACAACGGCCCTGTTCACCGCCGCCGCACTGCTCGCCCTGGCGGCGTGCGGCGGCAACTCCGACGCGAGCAGCCCGGCCAAGGCGGCCGGCGGCAACTCCGCCGGCGTCAAGGCGGCCGAGGCGGTCCTCGCCCAGTACTCGAAGCGTCCGACGAGCATCGGTATCACGCAGCCGGTGGGCAAGCCGGTCCCGACCGGCAAGAAGATCGACTTCATCCTGTGCGGTGTGCAGTCCTGCCAGGACCTGGCGAACTACTTCACCGAGGCTGCCAAGGTGCTCGGCTGGAGCGTCAACAAGATCCCCACCCAGGGCACCCCGCAGTCGGTCCAGGCCGCCTGGACGCAGGCGGTGCGCGACAAGCCCGACGCGGTCATCGCCTCCGGATTCCCGCGCAGCGTGTTCGCCAAGCAGTTGAAGCAGCTCAAGGACCTGGACATCCCCGTCGTCGAGTCCTCCACGGACGACACCGCGGGCGACGGCATCAGCATGCTCATCGACGGGCCCGACGTCGTGGACGTCGAGGGCAAGATCATGGCGTCCTGGGTGACCTCCGACAGCGGAGGCGACGCCGACACCGTCTACTTCGACATGCCGACCTTCGGCATCCTCAAGCCGGTCGCCGACGCCTTCCGCAGCGACTACGAGAAGTGGTGCGCGGGCTGCGGGTACGACAAGGTCGACGTGCCGATCAGCGCCATCGGCAAGGACATGCCGGACCGCGTGGTCTCCTACGTCCGCGCGCACCCCAAGGTCACCCACATCGCCTTCTCGCTCGCCCTGCTCAACGTCGGCGTGCCGGCCGCGCTGCGGGCCGCCGGACTGCAGAACAAGGTCCACACGATCGTCAACGTGGGTGAGTCCACGAACTACCAGTACATCGAGTCGGGTCAGACGCAGGCCGCCGTCGCGTTCAACAACATCGAGAACGCGTGGGCGCAGGCCGACGGGCTGGCACGGCACTTCACCGGCCAGTCGATGAAGGTGACGCAGGACGCCCAGCTGCCGTTCATGCTCATCGACAAGGACAACCTGATCTCGACGAAGACGCAGTTCCCGCTCGTCGAGGACTACCAGGCCCAGTTCAAGAAGCTGTGGGGCAAGAGCTGA
- a CDS encoding NAD(P)-dependent alcohol dehydrogenase yields the protein MQAVRLTEWGREPALAELERPIPRGTEVLVRVEAAGLCQSDVHVIDAAEGALPYRPPFTLGHEVAGHVAALGPDAEGAAAGERVVVYGPWGCGNCTRCAAGRDNYCDRRGGLGWHGVGLGRDGGMAEYLLVPSARHLVPIGDLPATQAAPLSDAGLTSYHALAGVRHALGEGTVALVIGVGGLGHLAIQMLRASTPSRVLAVDIREEAVDLALRSGAHLGVPMGADTAKALRAETGGVGVDAVLDFVGNEATFALAVQLLRPGGEFAVVGSGGGRLTVRKPGFLPAGFRLSLPFWGTRPELAEVIALARAGSLHVETEQFPLSAAPEAFDRLRQGRVRGRAVLLPD from the coding sequence ATGCAAGCGGTGCGGCTTACTGAATGGGGACGGGAACCGGCGCTCGCCGAGCTGGAGCGCCCCATCCCGCGCGGGACCGAGGTACTGGTGCGGGTGGAAGCCGCGGGGCTCTGCCAGTCCGACGTCCATGTCATCGACGCGGCCGAGGGGGCACTCCCCTACCGGCCGCCGTTCACCCTCGGCCACGAGGTCGCCGGTCATGTGGCGGCCCTCGGCCCCGACGCCGAAGGTGCGGCGGCGGGTGAACGCGTGGTGGTCTACGGCCCGTGGGGATGCGGGAACTGCACCCGCTGTGCCGCCGGTCGGGACAACTACTGCGACCGCCGGGGCGGCCTCGGCTGGCACGGGGTCGGGCTCGGCCGGGACGGCGGGATGGCCGAGTACCTCCTCGTCCCCTCCGCCCGCCACCTGGTGCCGATCGGTGACCTGCCCGCCACGCAGGCGGCGCCGCTCTCCGATGCGGGCCTCACGTCGTATCACGCCCTCGCCGGAGTGCGGCACGCGCTCGGTGAGGGCACCGTCGCCCTGGTCATCGGTGTCGGCGGGCTCGGGCACCTGGCCATCCAGATGCTGCGTGCCAGCACCCCGAGCCGGGTGCTGGCGGTCGACATCCGCGAGGAGGCGGTGGACCTCGCTCTGCGGTCCGGCGCGCATCTCGGCGTCCCGATGGGGGCGGACACTGCCAAGGCACTCAGGGCGGAGACCGGCGGTGTGGGAGTCGACGCCGTACTCGACTTCGTCGGCAACGAGGCGACGTTCGCCCTCGCCGTCCAACTACTGCGCCCCGGCGGGGAGTTCGCGGTGGTCGGCAGCGGAGGCGGCCGACTGACGGTACGCAAGCCGGGCTTCCTTCCCGCGGGTTTCCGGCTCTCCCTGCCGTTCTGGGGCACCCGCCCAGAACTCGCCGAGGTCATCGCCCTCGCCCGCGCGGGCTCACTCCACGTCGAGACGGAGCAGTTCCCCCTGTCCGCGGCACCCGAGGCATTCGACCGGCTGCGCCAGGGGCGCGTGCGAGGTCGAGCGGTTCTGCTGCCCGACTGA
- a CDS encoding SDR family oxidoreductase yields the protein MDGNERGARFEGSVVLVTGAASGMGAAVARQVAAEGARAVVVADVNGAGAQAVAKELTAGRAVSLDVADAAAVDAVVGDVLREHGRLDVVVHAAGVDDPEAKRLIADALVEGRPIEVTDRLDDAAWRRVTRVNLDGTFHVLRAAVRAMRPVGAGAIVVIGSSSAFDTPVGYPHYAASKAGVHALSQAVAKEVIASGIRVNVVAPGPTETGMAARTPEVLRSGFADPRVRPYATPEEVADIALFLASEASANLVGAVLLANGGRFTT from the coding sequence ATGGACGGGAACGAGCGAGGGGCCCGGTTCGAGGGCAGCGTCGTACTGGTGACGGGTGCCGCCTCCGGGATGGGAGCGGCGGTCGCCAGGCAGGTGGCCGCCGAGGGGGCGCGGGCCGTGGTCGTCGCGGACGTGAACGGCGCGGGGGCCCAGGCCGTCGCCAAGGAGTTGACGGCCGGCCGTGCGGTATCGCTCGACGTGGCGGACGCCGCCGCGGTCGACGCCGTCGTCGGGGACGTACTGCGCGAACACGGGAGGCTGGACGTCGTCGTGCACGCCGCGGGCGTCGACGACCCGGAGGCCAAGCGGCTCATCGCGGACGCCCTGGTCGAGGGGCGGCCCATCGAGGTGACCGACCGGCTCGACGACGCGGCCTGGCGGCGCGTCACGCGCGTCAACCTGGACGGCACCTTCCATGTGCTGCGGGCCGCGGTACGGGCGATGCGGCCGGTGGGAGCGGGTGCGATCGTCGTCATCGGCTCCTCCTCGGCCTTCGACACCCCGGTCGGTTATCCCCACTACGCGGCCTCCAAGGCGGGGGTGCACGCCTTGAGTCAGGCGGTGGCCAAGGAGGTCATCGCGTCCGGGATCCGGGTGAACGTGGTCGCGCCCGGCCCGACGGAGACCGGGATGGCGGCGCGCACGCCCGAGGTCCTGCGCAGCGGTTTCGCCGACCCCCGGGTGCGCCCTTACGCGACGCCCGAGGAGGTCGCCGACATCGCCCTGTTCCTCGCGAGCGAGGCCTCGGCGAACCTGGTCGGCGCGGTGCTGCTGGCCAACGGCGGACGGTTCACGACCTGA
- a CDS encoding branched-chain amino acid ABC transporter permease yields the protein MDQFLLILVSGLASGAVYGLMGLGLVIIYRATDVVNFALASLATVGLYAALALNERGLPLLLAAVAAIVTTAAVGLVAREAVIRPLAQGELLSALVMTMGVSLIAESAISTIWDDQPRLFPSLVEGSVSLGSAAVPAQSLLTIAVAAVAMALVAYLFGRTSIGTAMRAVAESADTARILGLGSQRIARIAWALGLGLGALAAFLYAPRAGLVPTVLSAPLFRAFAGIFLGGLTSMYGAVIGGLTVGVLDNLAAGYVSAGYRDTFVFSFTILVLLIRPQGLFGVRTFQRV from the coding sequence GTGGATCAGTTCCTGCTCATCCTGGTGAGTGGTCTCGCCAGTGGTGCGGTGTACGGCCTGATGGGCCTCGGGCTGGTGATCATTTATCGGGCGACCGATGTGGTCAACTTCGCCCTCGCCAGCCTGGCGACCGTCGGGTTGTACGCGGCGCTGGCGCTGAACGAGCGCGGTCTGCCCCTGCTGCTGGCCGCCGTGGCCGCGATCGTCACGACCGCCGCGGTCGGCCTGGTGGCCAGAGAAGCGGTGATCAGGCCGCTCGCACAGGGGGAACTCCTCTCGGCGCTCGTCATGACCATGGGCGTCTCGCTCATCGCGGAGAGCGCCATCAGCACGATCTGGGACGACCAGCCACGGCTCTTCCCGAGCCTGGTGGAGGGCTCCGTATCCCTCGGCAGCGCCGCCGTACCGGCACAGAGCCTGCTGACCATCGCGGTGGCCGCCGTCGCGATGGCTCTGGTGGCGTATCTCTTCGGACGCACCAGCATCGGTACCGCGATGCGCGCCGTCGCCGAGTCCGCCGACACGGCACGGATCCTCGGCCTCGGTTCCCAGCGCATCGCCCGGATCGCCTGGGCGCTAGGGCTCGGCCTCGGGGCACTCGCCGCCTTCCTGTACGCACCCCGGGCCGGACTGGTGCCGACCGTGCTCAGCGCGCCGCTGTTCCGCGCCTTCGCCGGGATCTTCCTCGGCGGTCTGACCAGCATGTACGGGGCCGTCATCGGCGGACTGACGGTCGGCGTCCTGGACAACCTGGCGGCAGGCTATGTCTCGGCCGGCTACCGCGACACGTTCGTCTTCTCGTTCACCATCCTCGTGCTGCTGATCCGCCCGCAGGGGCTGTTCGGCGTACGCACCTTCCAGCGGGTCTGA